A section of the Cytophagales bacterium genome encodes:
- a CDS encoding nucleotidyl transferase AbiEii/AbiGii toxin family protein has protein sequence MNFTMLHTEAVEPGMMELLKGLCSINELENFALIGGTNLALRLGHRISKDLDFFSMDDFKEGETDMLIKKKYPDMIITEKDKQFRKYIINGIKAQFLRFNYPMLKEIEVKEGIRMYSLEDTIAAKMGAIVNRGTKRDFYDVYELLKTRKVDGLVGLYAKKFDDNTVTTIKALTDFQKADGEKKNPVSLNNIKWEQVKEGIVQKVNNYIKSKMESKGKSKGMEM, from the coding sequence ATGAATTTTACAATGCTACATACAGAAGCGGTAGAACCCGGAATGATGGAATTATTGAAAGGGCTGTGTTCAATAAATGAGCTGGAAAATTTTGCACTGATAGGCGGAACAAATTTAGCGCTTCGACTTGGTCATAGAATATCAAAAGACCTGGATTTTTTTTCAATGGATGATTTTAAAGAGGGTGAAACAGATATGTTAATAAAAAAAAAGTATCCGGACATGATAATAACAGAGAAAGATAAGCAATTCAGGAAATATATAATTAACGGAATAAAAGCACAGTTTTTAAGGTTTAATTATCCGATGCTGAAAGAAATTGAGGTGAAAGAAGGAATAAGAATGTATTCGTTGGAGGATACAATAGCAGCCAAAATGGGCGCCATCGTAAACAGGGGAACAAAAAGGGATTTTTATGATGTATACGAGTTGTTAAAAACCAGAAAGGTTGATGGGCTTGTAGGGCTATATGCAAAAAAGTTTGATGATAATACAGTCACAACAATAAAAGCATTAACAGATTTTCAAAAAGCAGATGGAGAAAAAAAGAATCCTGTATCATTAAATAATATAAAATGGGAGCAGGTCAAGGAAGGAATCGTTCAAAAGGTAAATAATTATATAAAAAGTAAAATGGAATCAAAAGGAAAAAGCAAGGGTATGGAAATGTAA
- a CDS encoding PKD domain-containing protein, with amino-acid sequence MKKLLTLLTIAIAINYSNAQTTILSEDFESGTLGAFVNANTLDSLVWNNTGIRGGDPGHSPTQTAYFGNPADTTFVGGGLTEGADLTSTVIDLSLFTVVRLSFNYFLETENADFFDIATVSVSTDSITFTPVADNQPSINNLDETPGGWQSIDIDISAFAGNPTVYVRFSFNSGDGAWNFFEGWYVDDVLVYEPAAADLGVIAIDSLASDCGLSAAESVTVRVKNFGTTAQSNIPVSYRINAGAPVNDTITATIIPGDTLSFTFDTTADLSVAGTYIFDGWTSMPGDGNNNNDSTTNLSIVNIPTISTFPYSEDFETGNGGWTSGGTNNSWQFGTPAATFIASAASGVNGWVTSLISNYNPSELSFLISPCLDFTGFVVDPILRFSHIFITNAGDQGWVEYSTDDGSTWTKLGTTTSGGTNWYNAFGDVWDGNSGAPDTWRTAQHELTGLAGQDSIRIRFIMSSGAFFQDEGFGVDSVEIFNWPNDVGVIAIDAPVSGCGGLTATEPVTVRVKNFGAAVQTSIPVSFDDGTVVTETWTGTLNSGDTVSYTFTATSDLLLTGTYVFDSYTSLIADSNAANDSTLNYIVNNDSLISIFPYSEDFEAEPLCTEACAAACPLTGAWRNVLTDNIDWTVDEGGTPSFGTGPAVDATTGLPTGNYSYIEASGGCNPSAVAVLVSPCFDISTLSNPTMTFWYHMFGVNMGNLYVDIYSGGSWTTVDSIIGQQQTADTVPWIKETINLSSFSGVIQVRFRGITGPGFESDMAIDDIAIFQPPPDDLGVIAIDAPVSGCGLTATDSVTVRVLNFGSTAQDTILVSYRINAGPPVSDTIIPTILPGDTLSFTFTTTADLSLSGTYVFDAWTGLVGDVDITNDSTINYLVNSDTLINTFPYFENFESGTGSWLASGVNSTWAFGTPAKDTINSAGSGVNSWVTGGLAPGFYNSNENSQVLGPCFDFSTLVSPIIEMLIWWNSEFSWDGAVLQSSIDSGATWQNVGAFGDPNNWFTDNTIDANPGGQQEGWTGRDFEGNGSSGWVLARHNLTGLGGQSNVRLRIAFGSDGLIEDDGFAFDDVAVFEGPPDDVGVIAINAPNSGCGLSATESVTIQVYNFGSALQDTIPVSYRINAVPAVNETIFDTILPGDTLSYTFSAIADLSLTGLYVFDAWTELIGDADNTNDSTLNYTVIHDTVISTFPYIENFETEPLCTEACAAPCPLTGFWFNTLFETIDWTVDENGTPSVGTGPAVDHTLGDTTGNYLYTEASFGCSPGAQAIVISPCFDITALSNPQFSFWYHMFGVNMGNLYIYINSGGVWTLVDSIIGQQQTADTDPWLQRVICLSSDSGVIRVGFQGITGGGFESDIAIDDIEIFDAPANITANGPTSFCAGDSVELVSDTAVAYDWLFNSVSTGVTTINYFADTSGNYQVVVTGCIDTSAIETVNVNPIPTANITASGPTTFCAGDSVELISDTAVAYDWLLNGVSTGITSINYYASAAGNYQVVVTSDSGCVDTSAVDTITVNSLPVVTIGNDTSICQGSALSLDAGNPGATYNWSTFELTQIISVSTADTFWVDVTDTNGCVNRDSILVTIDPLPVVNLGNDTSICQGSALSLDAGNPGGSYNWSTTDSTQIISVSTADTFWVDVTDGNGCTTRDSIVVTINPVPIVDLGPDTTQCGGSVTLDAGNPGDTYNWSTTDSTQTIAVSATGTYWVDVTNAFGCTTRDSIDVTINPVPLVNLGPDTIQCGGIVTLDAGNPGATYNWSTTETTKTIVTGTSGTYWVDVTNVFGCTTRDSINVTIYPAPLADFSFTTVCDGDTVQFGDLSTVSSGSIITWGWDFGDASTDSIQNPSHLYAGAGTYTVQLVVTTDNGCIDTVQKSVTVNPVPVAGFSFTTECEGSPTQFTDTSSISSGSVTSWFWNFGDAATSTLKNPTHLYASAGTYNVQLVIASNNGCQDVISDSVTVNPLPAANITASGPTTICNGDSVELVSDTAITYDWLQNSVSTGVISINYFASAAADYQVIVTNAFGCTDTSAVETVAISIPVVSVTPDPGVICVAGVDSVTLTASGAVSYTWAPAVGLSSTSGTSVNASPPNDTVYTVIGTDSIGCTDTTTVLVQQSVSNPVAIFTAADTIGCGSITVTFNNTSTDAITYSWALPGGTTADTTVQNPVVTYSTVGTYDVTLTAYGCGAADSTITKTGYITVNPVPTANITPGGPTTFCVGDSVELASDTAAGNDWLLNGISTGATGINYYASATGNYQVVVTNAFGCADTSAVETVTVNLLPVANIIPGAATLCAGDSVELVSDPATTYDWLLNSVSTGVISSNYFASVAADYQVVVSNAGGCIDTSTIVTVTVNPVPVVDLGPDTTKCGGTVTLDANNVGATFNWSTGESTQTIIAVSTGTYWVDVTNAFGCITRDSNNVVINVGPPVVNLGPDLSACVSTVLDAGANPGSTFNWNTGDTLQTITVTFSDTFWVAVTNACTTVSDTILVTINPFPVVNLGADTVVCDTAFALDAGNAGAAFIWSTADTTQTIIVSATGTYWVDVISGCTTRDSINVTFIAAPIVDLGVDTTICGGTLTLDANNAGAAFTWSTSDTTQTITVSITDIYWVDVTIGGCITRDSINVISLPVSGTVSATAETVLNANDGTAWISLTTGTGPFNYAWLPGAFPDNDTIIGLSPGIYCVTVTDANNCTFNGCDTVAPGPTGLNQISDADRNIKLYPNPNEGIFTVSFTGFNDENVTLSIIDLHGISVINEELLINGELNKDIDISGLSKGLYMLKVNTSDRVLIKKILIE; translated from the coding sequence ATGAAAAAGCTACTTACTCTTTTAACAATTGCCATTGCTATAAATTATAGCAATGCACAAACGACTATTCTGTCAGAAGATTTTGAATCAGGTACTTTAGGCGCTTTTGTCAACGCCAATACTTTAGACTCGCTTGTATGGAACAATACAGGAATACGTGGGGGTGACCCCGGTCATTCACCAACACAAACCGCCTATTTTGGCAACCCGGCAGACACTACCTTTGTAGGTGGTGGTTTAACTGAAGGTGCAGACCTCACATCTACTGTAATTGATTTGAGTCTCTTTACTGTCGTAAGATTAAGCTTTAACTATTTCCTGGAAACTGAAAATGCTGATTTTTTTGATATTGCAACCGTTTCCGTTTCTACTGATAGTATCACTTTTACTCCCGTTGCTGATAATCAACCATCAATAAATAATTTAGACGAAACTCCTGGCGGTTGGCAAAGTATAGACATAGACATCTCAGCATTTGCAGGCAATCCTACGGTGTATGTCAGATTTAGCTTTAATTCAGGTGATGGAGCATGGAACTTTTTTGAAGGATGGTATGTAGATGATGTTTTGGTCTATGAGCCGGCTGCGGCTGACCTGGGTGTTATTGCCATTGATTCACTCGCCTCAGACTGCGGATTAAGCGCAGCCGAAAGTGTGACTGTAAGGGTTAAAAATTTTGGTACTACAGCTCAAAGTAATATCCCGGTTTCTTATCGTATTAATGCAGGAGCGCCTGTTAATGATACCATCACTGCCACTATTATTCCGGGTGATACCTTATCTTTCACTTTTGATACAACGGCTGATCTCTCTGTTGCAGGTACCTATATCTTTGATGGGTGGACAAGCATGCCCGGTGATGGGAATAATAATAATGACAGCACCACCAACTTATCAATAGTTAACATTCCAACCATAAGTACTTTCCCTTACTCAGAAGATTTTGAAACAGGAAACGGGGGATGGACTTCCGGTGGAACTAATAATTCATGGCAGTTCGGAACGCCTGCAGCCACATTCATTGCATCAGCAGCCAGTGGCGTGAATGGCTGGGTAACAAGTTTAATTAGTAATTATAATCCCAGCGAATTATCCTTTTTGATATCTCCCTGTCTTGATTTTACAGGATTTGTTGTGGATCCTATATTAAGATTTAGTCATATATTCATAACCAATGCTGGTGATCAGGGATGGGTAGAATATTCTACTGACGATGGAAGTACATGGACAAAACTTGGAACTACTACCTCAGGTGGTACTAATTGGTATAATGCTTTCGGAGATGTATGGGATGGTAATTCCGGGGCCCCTGATACATGGAGAACAGCCCAGCATGAATTAACAGGACTTGCCGGCCAGGACAGTATAAGAATACGTTTTATTATGTCTTCAGGCGCCTTTTTTCAGGATGAAGGTTTTGGCGTAGATAGCGTTGAGATATTCAACTGGCCTAATGATGTGGGGGTGATCGCTATCGATGCACCTGTCTCGGGCTGTGGTGGGCTTACTGCAACCGAACCGGTTACTGTAAGAGTTAAAAACTTTGGCGCCGCTGTACAAACTTCAATCCCTGTCTCTTTTGATGATGGAACAGTTGTTACTGAAACCTGGACGGGAACACTAAATTCAGGTGATACAGTTTCATATACCTTTACAGCTACTTCTGATTTGCTTCTGACAGGTACCTATGTTTTTGATTCCTATACCAGCCTGATTGCTGACTCCAACGCTGCTAATGACAGCACTTTAAATTATATTGTCAATAATGATTCATTAATCAGTATCTTTCCATATAGCGAAGATTTTGAAGCTGAACCGTTATGTACGGAGGCTTGTGCTGCCGCTTGTCCGCTGACTGGAGCGTGGAGAAATGTACTAACAGATAATATTGACTGGACCGTGGATGAAGGCGGAACACCCTCTTTTGGAACAGGGCCAGCAGTAGATGCTACTACCGGACTTCCTACAGGAAATTATTCCTATATCGAAGCATCAGGGGGATGTAATCCCTCTGCAGTAGCTGTGCTTGTAAGTCCTTGCTTTGATATCAGCACTTTATCAAATCCAACCATGACTTTCTGGTACCACATGTTTGGTGTCAATATGGGTAATTTATACGTTGATATATACTCAGGAGGTTCATGGACTACTGTTGATTCTATCATCGGCCAGCAACAAACTGCTGATACTGTTCCCTGGATCAAAGAAACGATTAATTTGTCATCATTTAGTGGTGTTATACAGGTTAGATTCAGAGGCATCACTGGTCCAGGTTTTGAAAGTGATATGGCTATTGATGATATAGCGATATTTCAGCCACCACCAGATGATCTTGGCGTTATTGCTATTGATGCTCCTGTCAGCGGTTGTGGTTTGACTGCAACCGATAGTGTTACTGTAAGGGTACTTAATTTCGGAAGCACTGCACAGGATACCATTCTTGTTTCATATCGGATCAATGCCGGGCCTCCCGTTAGTGATACCATTATTCCAACAATTCTTCCCGGAGATACCCTAAGCTTTACTTTTACAACCACGGCCGATCTATCCCTTTCAGGAACTTATGTTTTTGACGCATGGACAGGTCTGGTTGGGGATGTTGACATTACGAATGATAGTACTATAAATTATCTTGTAAATAGCGATACACTCATAAACACATTTCCTTATTTTGAAAATTTTGAATCAGGAACCGGAAGTTGGCTGGCAAGTGGAGTAAATTCTACATGGGCATTTGGAACTCCAGCTAAAGATACTATTAATTCTGCAGGTTCAGGTGTAAACTCCTGGGTAACTGGCGGATTAGCTCCAGGCTTCTATAATAGCAATGAAAATTCCCAGGTATTAGGTCCATGCTTTGACTTTTCTACGTTGGTAAGTCCGATTATTGAAATGTTGATCTGGTGGAATTCAGAATTTAGCTGGGATGGTGCAGTACTGCAATCATCAATAGATTCCGGGGCAACGTGGCAAAATGTTGGCGCTTTTGGAGACCCAAATAACTGGTTTACCGATAATACTATCGATGCAAATCCGGGCGGTCAGCAAGAAGGATGGACAGGAAGGGACTTCGAAGGCAACGGTAGCAGCGGTTGGGTACTTGCAAGACATAACTTAACAGGACTGGGTGGTCAAAGTAATGTCCGGTTAAGAATAGCATTTGGTTCTGATGGTCTTATTGAAGATGATGGTTTTGCTTTTGATGATGTAGCTGTTTTTGAAGGACCACCAGATGATGTTGGTGTCATTGCTATTAATGCACCAAACTCAGGCTGTGGATTGTCTGCAACTGAAAGCGTTACTATCCAAGTTTATAATTTCGGTTCTGCTCTCCAGGATACTATTCCTGTTTCGTATCGTATCAATGCCGTACCTGCTGTCAATGAAACAATTTTTGATACTATTCTACCTGGAGATACGTTGAGTTATACATTTTCTGCCATAGCCGATCTTTCTTTAACCGGCCTCTACGTATTTGATGCATGGACAGAACTTATCGGAGATGCAGATAATACCAATGATAGCACCCTGAATTACACGGTTATTCACGATACGGTTATCAGTACATTTCCTTACATTGAAAATTTTGAAACTGAACCGCTATGTACTGAAGCTTGTGCTGCCCCATGTCCCTTAACAGGCTTTTGGTTCAATACATTATTCGAAACCATTGACTGGACCGTAGATGAAAACGGTACACCTTCCGTTGGTACAGGCCCTGCTGTAGACCATACGCTTGGTGATACTACGGGTAATTATCTATATACCGAAGCAAGTTTCGGTTGCAGTCCCGGTGCTCAAGCAATAGTGATCAGTCCATGCTTTGATATCACCGCTTTATCCAATCCACAGTTTTCATTCTGGTATCACATGTTCGGAGTTAATATGGGTAACTTATACATATATATCAATTCAGGTGGAGTATGGACTCTTGTTGATTCTATTATTGGCCAGCAACAAACTGCAGATACAGACCCATGGCTGCAAAGAGTAATCTGTTTGTCATCAGATAGTGGTGTGATACGAGTAGGTTTCCAGGGTATTACAGGAGGCGGATTTGAAAGCGACATTGCTATTGATGATATAGAGATATTTGATGCACCTGCCAATATTACAGCAAACGGGCCAACATCTTTCTGTGCAGGAGACAGTGTGGAGCTGGTTTCTGATACTGCAGTTGCTTATGATTGGCTGTTTAATAGTGTTTCAACAGGTGTAACTACCATCAACTATTTCGCTGATACTTCCGGAAATTACCAGGTAGTTGTAACAGGTTGTATTGATACATCTGCTATAGAAACGGTAAATGTAAATCCTATCCCTACAGCCAATATTACAGCAAGCGGGCCAACAACATTTTGTGCAGGAGATAGTGTAGAGCTGATTTCAGATACTGCTGTTGCATACGACTGGCTGCTCAATGGTGTTTCAACTGGTATTACCAGTATTAATTATTATGCCAGTGCTGCAGGAAATTACCAGGTGGTGGTAACAAGTGATTCGGGTTGTGTTGATACATCAGCCGTAGATACAATAACTGTGAATTCACTACCTGTTGTGACTATAGGTAATGATACGTCCATCTGCCAGGGATCAGCCCTGTCATTAGATGCAGGCAATCCGGGCGCTACCTACAACTGGTCAACATTTGAACTCACACAAATAATTTCAGTGAGTACGGCCGATACATTTTGGGTAGATGTAACGGATACAAATGGATGTGTAAACAGAGACAGCATCCTTGTAACCATAGATCCATTGCCAGTTGTTAATTTAGGAAACGACACGTCCATCTGCCAGGGATCAGCCCTGTCATTGGATGCAGGCAATCCCGGTGGTTCTTACAATTGGTCAACCACAGATAGCACACAAATAATTTCAGTGAGTACAGCAGATACTTTTTGGGTAGATGTCACTGATGGAAATGGGTGTACTACCAGAGATAGTATTGTTGTGACAATTAATCCGGTACCTATTGTTGATCTGGGTCCAGATACTACGCAATGTGGCGGATCAGTTACTTTAGATGCCGGCAATCCTGGCGATACATATAACTGGTCAACAACCGATAGCACACAGACAATTGCAGTAAGCGCCACCGGAACCTATTGGGTTGATGTAACCAATGCTTTTGGATGCACTACAAGGGACAGTATAGACGTGACAATTAACCCGGTACCTCTTGTCAATTTAGGTCCTGATACCATTCAATGTGGTGGCATAGTTACTTTAGATGCCGGCAACCCAGGTGCAACTTACAACTGGTCAACCACCGAAACCACGAAGACAATTGTAACAGGCACTTCTGGTACCTATTGGGTTGACGTAACCAATGTTTTTGGCTGTACTACAAGAGACAGCATAAATGTAACAATTTACCCGGCGCCCCTGGCAGATTTTAGCTTTACCACTGTGTGTGATGGCGACACCGTTCAATTTGGCGATCTGTCAACTGTAAGTAGTGGAAGCATCATTACCTGGGGTTGGGATTTTGGAGATGCAAGTACCGATTCCATTCAAAATCCATCTCATCTCTATGCTGGTGCAGGTACTTATACCGTACAATTGGTTGTAACAACTGATAACGGGTGTATAGATACGGTACAAAAGAGTGTAACGGTAAATCCGGTGCCTGTTGCAGGTTTTAGCTTTACTACAGAATGTGAAGGCTCTCCAACTCAATTTACTGATACTTCATCAATAAGCAGTGGAAGCGTCACAAGCTGGTTTTGGAATTTTGGAGATGCAGCTACATCCACTTTAAAAAACCCAACACACCTGTATGCAAGTGCGGGAACATATAATGTGCAATTGGTTATAGCGTCTAATAATGGCTGTCAGGATGTAATATCAGATTCTGTAACGGTGAATCCTTTGCCTGCTGCCAATATTACAGCAAGCGGTCCAACTACCATCTGTAATGGCGATAGTGTAGAATTAGTTTCCGATACTGCCATTACTTATGATTGGCTACAAAATAGCGTGTCAACAGGCGTAATAAGTATCAATTATTTTGCAAGTGCGGCAGCAGATTACCAGGTGATAGTAACAAATGCGTTTGGCTGTACAGATACATCAGCAGTTGAGACGGTAGCGATCAGTATTCCTGTTGTTTCTGTAACCCCTGATCCCGGTGTGATCTGTGTTGCCGGAGTAGATTCTGTAACGCTTACTGCAAGCGGTGCTGTAAGTTATACCTGGGCTCCAGCTGTGGGGTTAAGTTCAACCTCCGGTACTTCAGTAAATGCATCACCTCCAAATGATACTGTTTACACTGTTATTGGAACCGACTCTATTGGTTGTACAGACACTACAACCGTTTTGGTTCAACAAAGTGTAAGTAACCCTGTTGCAATCTTTACGGCAGCAGATACTATCGGATGTGGAAGTATTACAGTTACATTTAATAACACTTCTACGGATGCTATTACTTATAGCTGGGCTCTGCCAGGCGGAACAACAGCCGATACCACTGTTCAAAACCCGGTTGTTACCTATAGTACTGTTGGTACTTACGATGTTACGTTAACAGCTTATGGCTGTGGCGCTGCTGATAGTACGATCACAAAGACCGGCTACATTACGGTCAATCCTGTACCAACAGCCAATATTACACCAGGCGGCCCAACCACTTTCTGTGTGGGAGACAGTGTAGAGCTTGCTTCAGATACCGCTGCCGGCAATGATTGGCTGCTGAATGGTATTTCTACTGGCGCAACGGGTATAAACTACTACGCAAGCGCTACCGGGAATTACCAGGTAGTAGTAACCAATGCATTCGGTTGTGCAGATACCTCTGCTGTGGAAACAGTTACGGTAAATCTTTTGCCTGTTGCCAATATCATACCAGGCGCTGCAACTTTATGTGCCGGAGATAGTGTGGAATTAGTTTCAGATCCCGCTACTACCTACGACTGGCTGCTGAATAGTGTGTCAACAGGTGTAATTAGCAGCAATTATTTTGCAAGTGTTGCTGCAGATTACCAGGTGGTAGTTTCAAATGCAGGAGGTTGTATAGATACATCTACCATAGTAACAGTAACCGTAAATCCTGTTCCTGTTGTTGATCTTGGTCCTGATACTACAAAATGTGGGGGTACGGTTACTTTAGACGCAAACAATGTGGGAGCCACTTTTAACTGGTCAACAGGTGAAAGTACCCAGACGATCATAGCGGTTTCTACAGGAACCTATTGGGTGGATGTAACCAATGCTTTTGGCTGTATCACGAGAGACAGTAACAACGTGGTGATCAATGTAGGTCCTCCGGTGGTAAATCTTGGCCCTGATCTGTCAGCTTGTGTCAGTACGGTGCTGGATGCCGGAGCTAACCCCGGTTCTACGTTTAACTGGAATACAGGTGATACCCTACAAACGATCACTGTTACGTTTTCCGATACGTTTTGGGTAGCTGTTACGAATGCTTGTACAACGGTTTCTGATACTATTTTAGTAACAATTAACCCCTTCCCGGTTGTAAATTTAGGTGCAGATACTGTGGTTTGTGATACTGCCTTTGCCTTAGATGCCGGTAATGCAGGCGCTGCCTTTATCTGGTCAACTGCCGATACTACCCAAACGATTATAGTCAGCGCCACAGGAACTTATTGGGTAGATGTAATAAGCGGTTGTACTACCAGAGATAGTATCAATGTGACGTTTATTGCTGCACCGATCGTAGATTTAGGAGTTGATACTACCATTTGTGGCGGCACGCTTACATTAGATGCCAATAACGCAGGCGCTGCCTTTACCTGGTCAACTAGTGATACTACTCAAACAATTACGGTAAGTATAACTGATATTTATTGGGTAGATGTTACCATAGGTGGATGTATAACAAGAGATAGCATTAATGTAATAAGTCTCCCGGTTTCAGGAACAGTTTCTGCAACAGCCGAAACAGTTCTGAATGCAAATGATGGTACAGCATGGATATCATTAACCACCGGTACAGGACCCTTTAATTACGCATGGTTGCCCGGTGCATTTCCCGATAATGATACCATAATTGGTCTCTCTCCAGGAATTTATTGTGTAACTGTAACCGATGCCAACAATTGTACATTTAACGGTTGTGACACAGTAGCGCCTGGACCTACCGGATTAAACCAGATCTCAGATGCAGATAGAAATATTAAGCTGTATCCTAATCCAAACGAAGGAATATTTACAGTTTCATTTACCGGATTCAACGATGAAAATGTAACCCTTTCGATCATTGATCTGCATGGAATAAGCGTTATAAATGAAGAATTGCTTATTAATGGTGAATTAAACAAAGATATAGATATTTCCGGCTTATCAAAAGGGTTGTACATGCTGAAGGTGAATACTTCTGATCGTGTATTAATCAAGAAAATATTGATAGAATAA